TACAAATAATCGGTCATACACCATGTAAAGAGCCTCAATATAATCGATATAGTAACTCGTGGAACATTGATACTGGTGCAGCTTATTCAGGATATGGTTATTTAACTGGGGTGAAAGTAAAAGCTAATGGAATGATTAAAGAGTTTATAAAGGAATTAACAGATAAAAATGATATTGAATAATTGGACCTTTGATAATCTTTTCTTTGCTCAATATTTTCAGGATTCAACTCAATGCCTACAAAATTTCTATTATGTTGCATCGCTACCATTCCAGTAGTTCCTGAACCAAAGAAAGGGTCGAGTACTATACCATCTTTATGACAACCAGCTAATATGCATGCTTCAACGAAGTCTCATGTATATATTTTCCTTTTGAATAAATTCCGAAACTATTATGATTACGAATCAATTAAAGATATAGTAAACGTGTGAGGAAGCTGTTGTCACTATACGACAACAGCTTCCTTTAGCAAGGTGGGAACTGTTTGACGCTTAGATTTAATATGATAATAGGATGTTATATATGAGATATAATGTGAATAGGTGGTGACGAGTATGTTAATGAATCGATTATTTCAAATTGTGTATATTCTATTAAATAAAAATCAAGTAACAGCAAAGGAATTATCTGAAAAATTTGAGGTTTCTACTAGAACTATTTATAGAGATGTAGACAAGCTTTCTATGGCTGGAATTCCTATTTACACAAATAAAGGGAAAGGCGGGGGTATAAGTTTACTTGACCATTTTATTTTGGACAAATCTGTTTTATCAAATGAAGAACAGAATAAAATATTAATTGGTCTGGAAACATTAAAAGCAACAGAATATGAAAATGTGGATCAAGCATTATTAAAATTAAAAGCACTGTTCAACAAAAGTGATAAAAATTGGATTGAAGTTGATTTCTCTTATTGGGGGAGTTCTAAGTATGAAAAGTATAAATTCGAAAAATTAAAATATGCATTAATGAATTGTAGAACGATTAAGTTTGATTATATTAATATATACGGTAATAAAACCGAAAGAATGGTTAATCCATTAAAACTTTTATTTAAACAAAAAGCTTGGTATCTAGGAGGATTTTGCCTCCTGAAAAATGATTATAGAATATTTAAAGTTCATAGAATAAAAAATTCCGAAGTCACAGATCGTACTTTTGATAGAGAAATTTACAATCCTAATGAGTTAAATATAACCTTTGAAGCAAATAAAATAGAAAAGCCAATCCATCTTAAAATGACTTTTACATCAAATATAAAACATAGGGTTTTTGATGAATTTGAGAGTGAATCTATAAAAGAGTTGGCAAGTGGTGAACTGGAGGTAAATATTGTCCTGAATGAAGATGGTTGGTTATACAGTTATTTAATCTCTTTTGGTGAAGATATAAATATCATTGAACCAAAGTATATTAATGAAATTTTAGTGGGGAAATTAACAAAAACCATAGAAAGTTACAAAAAGAATTTATAATATGACATCATGTTGTCAACTAATAATTGTTAATCTAGAATTACAATTTTAATAATAAATGGAGTGAAAATAGTGAAAAAAGAATGGAGAAAACACGAAAAACAGTTTTATTTACCCAAAAACAAACCCGAACTTGTACAAATACCCCACTTTAACTTTTTTACAATTCAAGGAGA
This genomic window from Chengkuizengella sediminis contains:
- a CDS encoding helix-turn-helix transcriptional regulator, whose protein sequence is MLMNRLFQIVYILLNKNQVTAKELSEKFEVSTRTIYRDVDKLSMAGIPIYTNKGKGGGISLLDHFILDKSVLSNEEQNKILIGLETLKATEYENVDQALLKLKALFNKSDKNWIEVDFSYWGSSKYEKYKFEKLKYALMNCRTIKFDYINIYGNKTERMVNPLKLLFKQKAWYLGGFCLLKNDYRIFKVHRIKNSEVTDRTFDREIYNPNELNITFEANKIEKPIHLKMTFTSNIKHRVFDEFESESIKELASGELEVNIVLNEDGWLYSYLISFGEDINIIEPKYINEILVGKLTKTIESYKKNL